The Arachis hypogaea cultivar Tifrunner chromosome 14, arahy.Tifrunner.gnm2.J5K5, whole genome shotgun sequence genome has a segment encoding these proteins:
- the LOC140178298 gene encoding uncharacterized protein: MEGTANLIVCRNGEIIRNIYEGVRFVCQNLFLFVVSCTIKFMELQNGLCQSMKNSMLRRVNSILYWNSVIVFGSLIQFDIMPIIDEASMQNIFQIHRQTQMSQPQIELYVDFENVEADGIQNNLDIEDDRAAVYEGMNSDSEEDFEATYEADDKDEDDDVGVEAAVENVVVHSLVSQPMDVSSFMRNLDLDVMHAPEFSEYANIEGRRHSKLQSHAPAFPCFQQT; encoded by the coding sequence ATGGAGGGCACCGCAAACTTGATAGTATGTCGTAACGGTGAGATTATACGGAATATTTATGAAGGAGTGAGGTTTGTGTGTCAGAATCTATTTTTGTTTGTAGTTTCATGCACCATAAAGTTTATGGAGCTTCAGAATGGTCTCTGTCAAAGCATGAAGAACAGTATGTTGAGGAGAGTGAACAGTATTTTATATTGGAATTCAGTTATAGTTTTTGGTAGTTTAATACAGTTTGATATTATGCCGATCATTGATGAAGCGAGTATGCAGAATATATTCCAAATTCATCGGCAGACTCAGATGTCACAGCCACAGATTGAGCTGTATGTTGATTTTGAAAACGTAGAGGCAGATGGGATTCAAAATAATTTAGATATAGAGGATGATAGAGCTGCAGTATACGAAGGAATGAACAGTGACAGCGAAGAAGACTTCGAAGCCACTTATGAAGCCGACGATAaagatgaggatgatgatgtgGGAGTTGAGGCAGCAGTGGAGAATGTAGTGGTTCATTCCCTAGTTAGTCAACCGATGGACGTTTCATCTTTTATGCGTAACTTGGATCTTGATGTCATGCATGCACCAGAATTCTCGGAATATGCAAACATAG